The Streptomyces sp. Mut1 genome window below encodes:
- a CDS encoding AMP-binding protein, whose product MIFTGPRPRVHVPETTFTSFILRQAEQYPDRLATVDVDGENGHTYGQLASAVRRAATGLHARGFGKGDVLALLAPNVPAYPVAYHAAALAGGTVVVLNPLDTADDLTAHLNDTGARLLVTVPSEVAKATAVTARTKVEEIIVFGEAEGATSFSALLADGAPPEPAIDPARDVVTVLHSSGSTGYPKGVLLTHRNMIANVLQTSLVAPLDEAETVLAVPPFHHAFGLIMTMNASLLQGATLVTMPRFDPEAYLKAIQEHRVTRLYVVPTIAVLLAKSPLVDRYDLSSLRSIVSGGAALDPGTAELCRRRLGVSIGQGYGLTEALVSFMQLADPVAPGSVGPTSPNIECKILDITTGEELGHNQDGEVLIRGPHVMKGYLNAPEATAKVLEPDGFLHTGDLGHVDENGELFLVDRIKELIKYKGQQVSPVELEAVLMSHPNVTDAAVIGVPDEEASEIPKGFVVTGEPVTPEEIMAFVAERVAPYKKIRRIEFIDQIPRTPVGKIERRSLLAREKTGR is encoded by the coding sequence ATGATATTCACCGGCCCACGTCCGCGCGTCCACGTTCCCGAGACCACGTTCACCTCCTTCATCCTGCGGCAGGCGGAGCAGTACCCGGACCGGCTGGCGACGGTCGACGTGGACGGGGAGAACGGTCACACGTACGGGCAGCTCGCATCGGCGGTGCGCCGCGCCGCCACCGGACTCCATGCCCGCGGCTTCGGCAAGGGCGACGTGCTGGCCCTCCTCGCCCCGAACGTGCCCGCCTACCCGGTCGCGTACCACGCCGCCGCCCTGGCGGGCGGCACGGTGGTGGTGCTCAATCCCCTCGACACGGCGGACGATCTCACCGCCCACCTGAACGACACCGGCGCGCGCCTGCTGGTGACCGTGCCGTCCGAGGTGGCCAAGGCCACGGCGGTGACCGCGCGGACGAAGGTCGAGGAGATCATCGTGTTCGGTGAGGCGGAGGGCGCTACGTCGTTCTCCGCACTGCTCGCCGACGGAGCGCCGCCCGAGCCGGCCATCGACCCGGCGCGGGACGTGGTGACCGTGCTCCACTCCAGCGGCAGCACCGGTTATCCCAAGGGGGTGCTGCTGACCCATCGGAACATGATCGCCAACGTGCTCCAGACCAGCCTGGTCGCGCCCCTGGACGAGGCCGAGACGGTGCTCGCCGTCCCGCCCTTCCACCACGCCTTCGGCCTGATCATGACGATGAACGCCAGTCTGCTCCAGGGCGCGACACTCGTGACGATGCCGCGCTTCGACCCCGAGGCCTACCTCAAGGCGATCCAGGAGCACCGCGTCACGCGCCTCTACGTCGTACCGACCATCGCCGTCCTCCTCGCGAAGAGCCCGCTGGTGGACCGGTACGACCTCTCCTCGCTCCGCTCGATCGTCTCCGGCGGCGCCGCGCTCGACCCCGGTACCGCCGAGCTCTGCCGGCGGCGCCTGGGGGTGAGCATCGGCCAGGGATACGGCCTCACCGAGGCACTGGTCTCGTTCATGCAGCTCGCCGACCCGGTGGCCCCGGGGTCGGTCGGCCCCACCTCCCCCAACATCGAATGCAAGATCCTCGACATCACCACCGGCGAGGAACTCGGGCACAACCAGGACGGCGAGGTCCTGATCCGCGGCCCGCACGTGATGAAGGGCTACCTCAACGCCCCGGAGGCCACCGCCAAGGTGCTCGAACCGGACGGTTTCCTGCACACCGGCGACCTCGGCCATGTGGACGAGAACGGAGAACTCTTCCTCGTCGACCGCATCAAGGAACTCATCAAGTACAAGGGCCAGCAGGTGTCCCCGGTCGAACTCGAAGCGGTCCTGATGTCGCACCCGAACGTCACCGACGCGGCGGTCATAGGCGTGCCGGACGAGGAGGCCAGCGAGATCCCCAAGGGATTCGTGGTGACCGGCGAGCCGGTCACGCCGGAGGAAATCATGGCTTTCGTCGCCGAACGGGTCGCCCCCTACAAGAAGATCCGGCGGATCGAGTTCATCGATCAGATCCCCCGCACACCGGTCGGCAAGATCGAGCGCCGCAGTCTTCTGGCCCGCGAAAAGACCGGCCGGTAA
- a CDS encoding DUF899 domain-containing protein — protein MNLPKIVSRSEWLEARRALLEKEKEVTNARDMIAAERRKLPMVKAEKEYLFEGPDGTATLLDLFEGRRQLIVRHFMFGPDDEEGCIGCSMQTDSVGELAHMWARDTSFALVSRAPLAKLEPFKARMGWKYPWYSSFGSDFNYDYEAATEMGESPGVSSFIRDGDDVFHTYSVFDRGGDIFKNFYNYLDITALGRQEDELEHPWDWWRYKDSYDSKDAAAPGNNWWNGTRFKS, from the coding sequence ATGAACCTTCCGAAGATAGTTTCCCGGTCGGAGTGGCTGGAGGCCCGCAGGGCGCTCCTGGAGAAGGAGAAGGAGGTCACCAACGCCCGCGACATGATTGCCGCGGAGCGCCGGAAGCTGCCGATGGTCAAGGCGGAGAAGGAGTACCTCTTCGAAGGGCCGGACGGCACAGCGACGCTGCTCGACCTGTTCGAGGGCCGCCGCCAGCTCATCGTCCGGCACTTCATGTTCGGCCCGGACGACGAAGAGGGCTGCATCGGCTGCTCCATGCAGACGGACAGCGTCGGCGAACTCGCCCACATGTGGGCCCGCGACACCAGCTTCGCCCTGGTCTCCCGGGCACCGCTGGCGAAGCTCGAACCCTTCAAGGCCCGGATGGGCTGGAAGTACCCCTGGTACTCGTCGTTCGGCAGCGACTTCAACTACGACTACGAGGCCGCCACCGAGATGGGCGAGTCGCCCGGGGTGAGCTCGTTCATCCGTGACGGCGACGACGTCTTCCACACCTACTCGGTCTTCGACCGGGGCGGGGACATCTTCAAGAACTTCTACAACTACCTGGACATCACCGCCCTGGGCCGGCAGGAGGACGAGCTCGAACACCCGTGGGACTGGTGGCGCTACAAGGACAGCTACGACAGCAAGGACGCGGCCGCGCCCGGCAACAACTGGTGGAATGGCACACGCTTCAAGTCGTAG
- a CDS encoding SDR family NAD(P)-dependent oxidoreductase → MSDLSGKTTIVVGASRGLGHGIATAFAGAGSRVVAVSRTAAPFPEPAGGAGSTVPELADAGDPTVAGSLLDRYRPEVVVLAAGASPHMRPLQHQTWETFSVNWQTDVRIAFHWLREALLTPLRPGSRVIVVSSGAAMAGSPLSGGYAGAKATQRFITGYAQDEANRAGLDITFSAVLPRITPLTELGRSAARAYAARDGRSEEEYLKQMGPLLTPEIAGSAMVELVRAEAASVAPGYLLTGAGLKKLP, encoded by the coding sequence ATGAGCGACCTGTCCGGCAAGACCACCATCGTCGTCGGCGCGAGCCGCGGCCTGGGCCATGGGATCGCCACGGCCTTCGCCGGGGCCGGTTCCCGGGTGGTCGCCGTCTCGCGCACCGCGGCGCCGTTCCCCGAGCCGGCCGGCGGCGCCGGCAGCACCGTGCCCGAACTCGCCGACGCCGGCGACCCGACAGTGGCGGGCAGCCTCCTCGACCGGTACCGGCCCGAGGTCGTCGTCCTGGCGGCGGGCGCGAGCCCGCACATGCGTCCGCTGCAACACCAGACCTGGGAGACCTTCTCGGTCAACTGGCAGACCGATGTCAGGATCGCGTTCCACTGGCTGCGGGAGGCGCTGCTCACTCCGCTGCGGCCCGGCAGCAGGGTGATCGTGGTCAGCAGCGGTGCCGCGATGGCGGGTTCGCCGCTCTCCGGGGGCTACGCCGGCGCCAAGGCCACCCAGCGCTTCATCACCGGATACGCCCAGGACGAGGCGAATCGCGCCGGACTGGACATCACGTTCTCCGCGGTGCTGCCCCGGATCACTCCGCTGACCGAGCTGGGCCGGTCGGCGGCCCGCGCGTACGCGGCCCGCGACGGCCGGTCCGAGGAGGAGTACCTGAAGCAGATGGGGCCGCTGCTCACCCCGGAGATCGCCGGCTCGGCGATGGTCGAGCTGGTCCGGGCGGAGGCGGCCTCGGTCGCGCCGGGCTACCTCCTGACCGGGGCCGGGCTGAAGAAGCTGCCCTGA
- a CDS encoding alpha/beta fold hydrolase codes for MTTNSSRTNTPDAGGEAPGVPTDAELANSLDGGFRSEYATVNGLRLHYVAGGEGTPLVLLPGWPETWWEFHKVMPALAAAGRRVIALDLPGMGGSDKPATGYDKKTMAGVVHGFVRSLGYDQVDIAGHDVGAQVAFSFAVNHPEATRRVALLDVLHPDASMYQIPVLPAPGLPFFPWWFAFNQVVGLPEQLLAGRAHFLIDWVFDNFLLDQGAVTPADRAVYTRAYDTADGIRGGNGWYQTFGQDIADLGTYGQVTAPMLGLVSNLGDGMFAKQMEATLPTQGSDVRVVLVPDAGHYFVEEAPQAVIDAFNAFFV; via the coding sequence GTGACGACGAACAGCAGCCGTACGAACACACCGGACGCCGGCGGGGAAGCCCCGGGCGTCCCGACCGATGCCGAACTCGCGAACTCCCTGGACGGCGGCTTCCGCAGCGAATACGCCACCGTGAACGGTCTCCGCCTCCACTACGTCGCAGGCGGGGAGGGCACTCCGCTGGTCCTGCTGCCCGGCTGGCCGGAGACCTGGTGGGAGTTCCACAAGGTGATGCCCGCCCTCGCCGCGGCCGGCCGCAGGGTCATCGCGCTCGACCTCCCCGGCATGGGCGGCTCGGACAAGCCCGCCACCGGGTACGACAAGAAGACGATGGCCGGGGTCGTCCACGGGTTCGTCCGCTCACTCGGCTACGACCAGGTGGACATCGCCGGCCACGACGTCGGCGCCCAGGTCGCGTTCAGCTTCGCGGTCAACCACCCGGAGGCCACCCGCAGGGTCGCCCTGCTCGACGTGCTCCACCCGGACGCCTCGATGTACCAGATCCCCGTGCTGCCGGCCCCGGGCCTGCCCTTCTTCCCGTGGTGGTTCGCCTTCAACCAGGTCGTCGGCCTGCCCGAACAACTGCTGGCCGGACGCGCCCACTTCCTCATCGACTGGGTCTTCGACAACTTCCTGCTGGACCAGGGCGCGGTGACCCCGGCGGACCGGGCCGTCTACACCCGGGCGTACGACACGGCGGACGGGATCCGCGGCGGGAACGGCTGGTACCAGACGTTCGGCCAGGACATCGCCGACCTCGGAACCTACGGGCAGGTGACCGCGCCCATGCTCGGCCTGGTCTCCAATCTCGGCGACGGCATGTTCGCCAAGCAGATGGAGGCGACGCTGCCCACCCAGGGGAGCGACGTGCGGGTCGTGCTGGTGCCCGACGCGGGCCACTACTTCGTCGAGGAGGCGCCGCAGGCCGTCATCGACGCGTTCAACGCGTTCTTCGTCTGA
- a CDS encoding acyl-CoA dehydrogenase family protein — protein MSTFVIPTREQLVRQVSAIAPVLRANTAWSTENRRLHPDSVEALRDAGVFRMRIPLRYGGYESDAQTMVAVAEEIAKADGSAAWVVASSWVAGWGVGLYPDEVQDEVFAEAGTGLCATIGAGTATAVPVPGGVLVNGSWPFISGALSSTWQQVAAIFLDPDGQPYPVMGPVPVSELEIVDDWHTGGLRGTGSVTTTAKDLFIPQERILPAPMVLGGQSVSKLNADSPMYRAPLIVVGAASTVGVAVGMGKAVRDLFFERLPGRKITYTEYPSQSEAPVTHLRVAEAVMKIDEAEFHATRLAAQLDAKCASAEPWEMAERGRSRADEGSAVRLTREAVEILASSSGGSAAYTKVPVQQIANDLQTFGLHAMMNPDVNAETYGRILCGLEPNTYYI, from the coding sequence ATGTCAACGTTCGTCATCCCGACCCGGGAACAGCTGGTGCGGCAGGTGTCCGCGATCGCGCCCGTGCTGCGGGCCAACACCGCGTGGTCGACGGAGAACCGCCGGCTGCACCCGGACTCGGTGGAGGCCCTGCGCGACGCGGGCGTCTTCCGGATGCGGATCCCGCTGCGCTACGGCGGGTACGAGAGCGACGCGCAGACCATGGTGGCGGTGGCCGAGGAGATAGCCAAGGCCGACGGGTCCGCCGCCTGGGTGGTGGCCAGCTCCTGGGTCGCCGGCTGGGGCGTGGGCCTGTACCCGGACGAGGTCCAGGACGAGGTGTTCGCGGAGGCCGGCACAGGGCTCTGCGCCACCATCGGGGCCGGGACCGCGACGGCCGTCCCCGTTCCCGGCGGCGTCCTGGTCAACGGCTCGTGGCCGTTCATCAGCGGCGCCCTGAGCAGCACCTGGCAGCAGGTGGCGGCGATCTTCCTCGACCCGGACGGGCAGCCGTACCCGGTGATGGGCCCGGTCCCGGTGTCGGAGCTGGAGATCGTCGACGACTGGCACACCGGCGGCCTGCGCGGAACCGGGAGCGTCACCACGACCGCGAAGGACCTGTTCATCCCGCAGGAACGCATCCTGCCGGCGCCCATGGTCCTCGGTGGCCAGTCGGTCTCCAAGCTGAACGCCGACTCGCCGATGTACCGGGCTCCGCTCATCGTCGTGGGCGCGGCGTCCACGGTCGGGGTCGCCGTCGGCATGGGCAAGGCGGTGCGGGACCTCTTCTTCGAGCGGCTCCCCGGCCGCAAGATCACCTACACCGAGTACCCGAGCCAGAGCGAGGCCCCGGTGACCCATCTGCGGGTCGCCGAAGCGGTGATGAAGATCGACGAGGCGGAGTTCCACGCGACCCGGCTGGCCGCCCAGCTGGACGCCAAGTGCGCCTCGGCCGAGCCCTGGGAGATGGCGGAACGCGGCCGCAGCCGCGCGGACGAGGGCTCGGCCGTGCGGCTGACCCGGGAGGCGGTGGAGATCCTCGCCTCGTCCAGCGGCGGCTCCGCGGCCTACACCAAGGTGCCGGTCCAGCAGATAGCCAACGACCTCCAGACCTTCGGCCTGCACGCGATGATGAATCCGGATGTCAACGCCGAGACCTACGGCCGGATCCTCTGCGGCCTGGAGCCCAACACCTACTACATCTGA
- a CDS encoding NADPH-dependent F420 reductase, with protein sequence MSTLGIIGSGVMGTVIARLAVGNGIPVVMSNSRGPESLAGLVADLGPLATAGTVEQASRAGEFVVMALPVTDYRSVPAAPLRGRTLLDTSNYYPIRDGRIEELDSEKLTTSELIQQHFDGVHLVKAFSGILAHHITQLARPSGHPERSAVGIAGNDASAKTGASALINTIGFDTVDVGSLADSWRIEPETSAYTWLYMADQDTAFEDRTEALGAPLPAAALRAALVDVERVRVADRTF encoded by the coding sequence ATGTCCACCCTTGGAATCATCGGCAGCGGAGTCATGGGCACCGTGATCGCGCGGCTCGCCGTCGGGAACGGCATTCCGGTCGTGATGTCCAACTCCCGCGGCCCCGAGAGCCTCGCCGGCCTCGTCGCGGACCTGGGCCCGCTGGCCACGGCCGGCACCGTCGAACAGGCCTCCCGGGCCGGCGAGTTCGTCGTGATGGCCCTGCCGGTCACCGACTACCGGTCCGTCCCGGCGGCGCCGCTGCGGGGCCGGACCCTGCTGGACACCAGCAACTACTACCCGATCCGCGACGGCCGCATCGAGGAGCTGGACTCGGAGAAGCTGACCACCAGCGAGCTGATCCAGCAGCACTTCGACGGGGTCCACCTGGTCAAGGCGTTCAGCGGCATCCTGGCCCACCACATCACCCAGCTCGCCCGGCCCTCCGGCCATCCGGAGCGCAGCGCCGTGGGCATCGCCGGCAACGACGCCTCCGCGAAGACCGGGGCGTCGGCGCTGATCAACACGATCGGCTTCGACACCGTCGACGTGGGATCACTGGCGGACAGCTGGCGCATCGAGCCGGAGACCTCCGCCTACACCTGGCTCTACATGGCCGACCAGGACACCGCCTTCGAGGACCGGACGGAAGCCCTCGGGGCTCCCCTGCCGGCCGCCGCGCTGCGAGCGGCGCTGGTGGACGTCGAGAGGGTACGGGTGGCGGACCGCACCTTCTGA
- a CDS encoding GFA family protein gives MSEMDQQRTLTGGCLCGKIRYSASSRPFYPHVCSCPHCRKLSGGPMMAFVGFPLSGFAWDGPGGEPAWYATSPGAGRGFCGDCGSRVCALDEGSDAVFVTIMSLDDDRVFVPRNQHFRDDAVSWLPQVPEPKAAV, from the coding sequence ATGAGCGAGATGGACCAGCAGCGGACCCTTACCGGCGGCTGCCTGTGCGGGAAGATCCGGTACAGCGCGAGCAGCCGGCCGTTCTACCCCCATGTGTGCAGCTGCCCGCACTGCCGGAAGCTCTCCGGCGGCCCGATGATGGCTTTTGTCGGCTTCCCCCTGTCCGGCTTCGCCTGGGACGGTCCGGGCGGCGAGCCGGCCTGGTACGCGACCTCGCCGGGCGCCGGGCGCGGGTTCTGCGGCGACTGCGGCTCCCGGGTGTGCGCGCTCGACGAAGGCTCGGACGCCGTGTTCGTGACGATCATGAGCCTGGACGACGACCGTGTGTTCGTCCCTCGGAACCAGCACTTCCGCGACGACGCCGTGTCCTGGCTCCCGCAGGTGCCGGAGCCCAAGGCCGCCGTGTGA
- a CDS encoding pyridoxamine 5'-phosphate oxidase family protein, with translation MNYAEILHLMETDPVIRTLIEAPIPMRLGYVGLDGHPRAVPVSYMWNGKAFVFATPTGAYKVKALTAHPQVAFTVDTTTYTPLIMNVRGTASIEIRQGIPQEHIDASRRNIGDEAQMEEWMRVKRESTSEMAVITIVPTHVVVCDFVTRFPPPRAVNYAQAYGAERD, from the coding sequence ATGAACTACGCCGAGATCCTGCACCTGATGGAGACGGACCCGGTGATCCGGACGCTGATCGAGGCACCGATCCCGATGCGGCTCGGATACGTGGGGCTGGACGGCCACCCACGCGCGGTGCCGGTCTCCTACATGTGGAACGGCAAGGCCTTCGTCTTCGCCACCCCGACCGGAGCGTACAAGGTCAAGGCGCTCACGGCGCACCCGCAGGTCGCCTTCACGGTCGACACCACCACCTACACACCGCTGATCATGAACGTACGCGGAACGGCCTCGATCGAGATCCGGCAGGGTATCCCCCAGGAACACATCGACGCGTCCCGCCGGAACATCGGCGACGAGGCGCAGATGGAGGAGTGGATGCGGGTGAAGCGGGAGAGCACCAGCGAGATGGCCGTGATCACCATCGTCCCCACCCATGTCGTCGTGTGCGACTTCGTCACCCGCTTCCCGCCACCGCGGGCCGTGAACTACGCCCAGGCCTACGGCGCGGAGCGGGACTGA
- a CDS encoding VOC family protein has product MATLKPGSMLVGSTRPEELKAWYIKALAPEFTGDGPIDLGGFHLVVCERDDIDAKNDQPGRSIVNFHVDDFDAVEAQLSAAGAEWISIEDREPGKFGTFSDPDGNYLQIIQWK; this is encoded by the coding sequence ATGGCGACACTGAAGCCCGGAAGCATGCTGGTCGGCTCGACCCGTCCCGAGGAGCTGAAGGCCTGGTACATCAAGGCGCTGGCCCCGGAGTTCACCGGCGATGGCCCGATCGACCTGGGCGGCTTCCACCTGGTCGTCTGCGAGCGCGACGACATCGACGCGAAGAACGACCAGCCGGGTCGCTCGATCGTCAACTTCCATGTCGACGACTTCGACGCGGTGGAGGCCCAGCTGAGCGCGGCCGGCGCGGAGTGGATCTCGATCGAGGACCGCGAGCCGGGCAAGTTCGGCACGTTCTCCGACCCCGACGGGAACTACCTCCAGATCATCCAGTGGAAGTAG
- a CDS encoding SRPBCC domain-containing protein — protein MSERLIERETLIAAPVDRVWSLVTEPGFWVADPSSPSGTAAVEGESTVAKNAEYGSFPVRVEKVRPQTYVAYRWASAFPGEELSENNSTLVEFTLTAEGDKTRLRVVESGFAALAGSEDLRAKAHSDNADGWPQVLDAVKTRVEASSV, from the coding sequence ATGAGCGAACGGCTGATCGAACGCGAAACCCTGATCGCAGCCCCCGTGGACCGGGTGTGGTCGCTGGTGACCGAGCCGGGGTTCTGGGTGGCCGACCCGTCCAGCCCGTCCGGCACCGCGGCCGTCGAGGGCGAATCGACGGTGGCCAAGAACGCCGAGTACGGCAGCTTCCCCGTGCGGGTGGAGAAGGTGCGGCCGCAGACCTATGTGGCGTACCGCTGGGCCAGCGCGTTCCCCGGTGAGGAGCTGAGCGAGAACAACAGCACCCTGGTGGAGTTCACTCTGACCGCCGAGGGTGACAAGACGCGGCTGCGCGTCGTCGAGAGCGGGTTCGCGGCGCTGGCCGGGTCCGAGGATCTGCGCGCCAAGGCGCACAGCGACAACGCCGACGGCTGGCCCCAGGTGCTCGACGCGGTCAAGACGCGCGTCGAGGCGTCGTCCGTGTGA
- a CDS encoding ArsR/SmtB family transcription factor: protein MTDERQGSVGVVDSVLVALADNTRRELLQLLAAQGEATATTLAESLPISRQAVAKHLAVLDAAGLVSGSRVGREVRYAVKPATLDATARWMTMLAADWDRRLAKIKHIAEAAERHDTP from the coding sequence GTGACGGACGAACGCCAGGGCTCCGTCGGGGTGGTCGACAGCGTGCTGGTCGCGCTGGCCGACAACACGCGACGTGAGCTGTTGCAACTGCTCGCCGCGCAGGGCGAGGCCACGGCGACGACGCTTGCCGAGAGTCTTCCGATATCACGACAGGCGGTGGCCAAACACCTCGCCGTCCTGGACGCCGCCGGACTGGTCTCCGGCAGCCGGGTCGGACGCGAGGTCCGCTACGCGGTGAAGCCGGCGACCCTCGACGCGACGGCGCGTTGGATGACCATGCTCGCGGCCGACTGGGATCGGCGTCTGGCGAAGATCAAGCACATCGCCGAGGCAGCGGAACGGCACGACACCCCTTAG
- a CDS encoding MFS transporter, whose product MILFLLLGSGFMLSVDFSILNVALPEVGAGVGLGLSGLPWITSAYALPAAGFALLFGRMGDLFGRRRLFITGLALLAAASLLGGFAQNPEVLLAARALQGFATAMAIPASLSLLTSTFAEGAQRDRVLGLNGALLSGGFTVGALVGGVLVSLLSWRAAFFINVPVAVVILAFTPSLIRESSVPDRVKLDVPGAVTAAGGLLAVIYAIIETNIYSAIIGVVLLASFWMIELRSPAPLAPVRILKRPTVKWGNYGGLVTFSMGTAMIFLMTLYLQNVLHYSPLITGLVFGVPGLAAMVAGVIAGRSIGRHGSRKVLAVGMSVQGLAIVPLIFLGTDRVALAIVIPALFIAFFGHVTSIVAYTVTGTSGLPNEEQGLATGMTAMTQQVAVTIGIPVLSAVAATQAVELDGLHLALIVNVAVTLASVVLVWLGLRARGAEAPAAVVPLPGNADEALARPLD is encoded by the coding sequence ATGATCCTTTTCCTCCTGCTCGGGTCCGGATTCATGTTGTCCGTCGACTTCTCGATTCTGAACGTCGCGCTGCCCGAGGTCGGCGCGGGCGTCGGGCTGGGGCTGTCCGGGCTGCCCTGGATCACCTCGGCCTACGCCCTCCCGGCGGCGGGCTTCGCCCTCCTCTTCGGACGGATGGGCGACCTGTTCGGCCGTCGCCGGCTCTTCATCACGGGGCTGGCACTGCTCGCCGCAGCCTCGCTGCTCGGCGGATTCGCCCAGAATCCCGAGGTACTGCTGGCCGCCCGCGCACTGCAGGGATTCGCCACCGCGATGGCGATCCCCGCGTCCCTGTCCCTGCTCACCAGCACCTTCGCGGAAGGCGCGCAGCGGGACCGGGTCCTCGGCCTCAACGGCGCGCTGCTCTCCGGCGGCTTCACGGTCGGCGCACTGGTCGGCGGAGTCCTGGTCAGCCTGCTCAGCTGGCGCGCCGCGTTCTTCATCAACGTCCCGGTGGCGGTGGTCATCCTGGCGTTCACCCCCTCGCTGATCAGGGAGAGCAGCGTCCCCGACCGGGTGAAGCTGGACGTGCCCGGGGCGGTGACCGCGGCCGGCGGTCTGCTGGCCGTCATCTACGCGATCATCGAGACGAACATCTACTCGGCCATCATCGGCGTGGTTCTGCTGGCCTCGTTCTGGATGATCGAGCTGCGTTCGCCCGCGCCGCTCGCCCCGGTGCGCATCCTCAAGCGGCCGACGGTGAAGTGGGGCAACTACGGGGGCCTCGTGACGTTCTCCATGGGGACCGCCATGATCTTCCTGATGACCCTCTACCTTCAGAACGTCCTGCACTACTCCCCGCTGATCACCGGCCTGGTCTTCGGTGTCCCGGGCCTGGCGGCCATGGTCGCCGGGGTCATCGCCGGGCGCTCCATCGGACGCCACGGCAGCCGGAAGGTGCTGGCCGTGGGTATGTCCGTGCAGGGCCTGGCGATCGTTCCGCTGATCTTCCTCGGTACCGACCGGGTGGCGCTCGCGATCGTGATCCCCGCGCTGTTCATCGCGTTCTTCGGGCACGTGACCTCCATCGTGGCCTACACCGTGACCGGAACCTCGGGCCTGCCCAACGAGGAGCAGGGCCTGGCCACGGGCATGACCGCGATGACCCAGCAGGTGGCCGTCACGATCGGCATCCCGGTCCTGAGCGCGGTCGCCGCGACCCAGGCGGTGGAACTGGACGGCCTCCACCTCGCGCTGATCGTGAACGTCGCGGTGACCCTGGCGAGCGTGGTCCTGGTCTGGCTGGGGTTGCGCGCCCGCGGCGCGGAGGCTCCGGCGGCGGTCGTGCCGCTGCCGGGGAACGCCGACGAGGCGTTGGCCCGTCCGCTGGACTGA